In Cicer arietinum cultivar CDC Frontier isolate Library 1 chromosome 1, Cicar.CDCFrontier_v2.0, whole genome shotgun sequence, one DNA window encodes the following:
- the LOC101508586 gene encoding PX domain-containing protein EREX isoform X2 codes for MILITSSTTTPFLKPLLSLSVWIGLLLLLIGMAPPTLSGPTIPLLLLHLGHSLLRFLLGSLFPNPHLLLIPLWVQVGVRSPQAITTTRIILRRFNDFLNLFSQLKKEFPMKNLPLPPPKKILRIKSEALLEERRCLLENWMKKLLSDIAVSRSAPAAMFLELEAAARASFHDVSRHISDEQTADGTTPSHVIQDNSRGFVKARGSSAASDSGDDTPSEVSEFGTLRHGQDNRSDHIADNLTSEHDVINPTESSVYRASSSQDFNYENNRTDKVAENSGEAIALRLDGADFTPAIQDHNLNAHVKRLSTESIGSDVSSVRNTETSSSAVSTLLQDVSHDLPGSRVPFGNSDLLLTFPLDERHKLNRIINTQKQRLDTAKTDVEDLIARLNQEMAARQYLVTKVKDLEVELETTRLNCRENMQQAVLTEKERFTQMQWDMEELRRKCLETEMKLKIEEDERLLAESTKASTIQEKQMLQQELDVARVQLKHLQKHHDEFEMKSKTDMKLLVKEVKSLRSSQLELKQQLGELMKEKVDVERTLHKEKQRMQLSHNANVKLLHECAILQKRLQECSVNFLVEEEDKLNVDTSTSDALDLLATSDNRIGLLLAEAQLLVQDVENVADAAEGNITTDDTGTTNEELRKMLANIFVDNASLRKQVNSVIRCALIANIKSEENEEDEIHLQKTFLSKFLER; via the exons ATGATACTAATCACTTCCTCCACGACGACACCGTTTTTGAAACCTCTCCTCTCCCTTTCGGTATGGATTGGACTCCTCCTCCTCCTAATTGGGATGGCCCCACCAACACTCTCTGGCCCCACAattcctcttcttcttcttcatcttggACATTCTCTTCTACGATTCCTTCTTGGCTCCTTGTTCCCCAATCCACACCTTCTTCTGATCCCGTTGTG GGTTCAAGTTGGAGTTCGATCCCCTCAAGCTATCACAACTACTCGAATTATATTGCGCAGATTTAATGATTTTCTTAACTTGTTTTCTCAA CTGAAAAAAGAATTTCCCATGAAAAACTTGCCTTTGCCGCCGCCGAAAAAGATATTAAGAATTAAAAGTGAGGCTCTTTTGGAAGAG CGGCGGTGCTTATTAGAGAATTGGATGAAAAAATTGTTATCAGATATTGCTGTATCGAGAAGTGCACCAGCAGCGATGTTTCTTGAGTTAGAAGCTGCTGCTAGAGCTT CATTCCACGATGTCAGTCGGCATATTTCAGATGAACAAACTGCTGATGGTACTACACCGTCACATGTGATTCAAGATAATTCGCGTGGTTTTGTTAAAGCTCGTGGTTCATCTGCTGCATCTGATTCTGGTGATGATACCCCTTCTGAGGTTTCTGAGTTCGGGACACTGAGGCATGGACAAGATAATCGTTCTGATCATATTGCGGACAATTTAACGTCGGAGCATGACGTAATTAACCCAACCGAGTCAAGTGTTTATCGTGCTTCATCCAGTCAAGACTTTAATTATGAGAATAATAGAACAGACAAGGTAGCCGAGAATTCTGGTGAAGCTATAGCTCTTCGCCTAGACGGAGCTGATTTTACACCAGCTATACAAGATCATAACTTGAATGCTCATGTCAAGAGACTGTCAACAGAAAGCATTGGAAGTGATGTAAGTTCTGTAAGGAATACCGAAACATCAAGTTCAGCTGTGTCCACTTTGCTTCAGGATGTTTCGCATGACCTTCCTGGGAGCCGTGTACCCTTCGGAAACTCAGATTTGTTGTTGACTTTTCCATTGGACGAGAGACACAAGTTGAACAGAATTATTAATACCCAGAAGCAGAGACTGGACACGGCAAAAACAGATGTTGAAGATCTTATAGCAAGATTGAATCAAGAAATGGCTGCAAGACAATATCTTGTGACAAAG GTCAAAGATTTGGAAGTTGAGCTTGAAACAACTCGACTGAACTGCAGAGAAAACATGCAGCAGGCTGTTTTAACCGAAAAGGAAAGGTTTACTCAAATGCAGTGGGATATGGAGGAACTTCGAAGGAAGTGCCTGGAGAcagaaatgaaattgaaaattgaagag GATGAAAGGTTGCTAGCAGAATCAACAAAAGCATCCACTATTCAGGAGAAGCAAATGTTGCAGCAAGAGCTAGATGTGGCTAGAGTACAACTTAAGCATTTGCAGAAACATCATGATGAGTTTGAGATGAAATCAAAGACAGATATGAAGTTGCTAGTAAAGGAAGTGAAATCCCTTAGAAGCTCGCAGTTAGAACTAAAGCAGCAGCTCGGCGAATTGATGAAGGAAAAAGTAGACGTGGAG AGAACTCTTCATAAGGAAAAGCAAAGAATGCAACTTTCACACAATGCTAATGTGAAGTTACTGCATGAGTGTGCAATCCTTCAGAAGAGGCTTCAGGAGTGCAGTGTAAATTTTCTTGTTGAAGAGGAAGATAAACTAAATGTTGACACTTCAACATCCGATGCTTTGGATTTATTAGCAACATCAGATAATCGGATTGGTCTCTTGCTTGCAGAG GCACAGCTCTTAGTACAAGATGTAGAAAATGTTGCTGATGCTGCGGAAGGAAATATAACTACAGATGATACAGGGACAACTAACGAAGAATTAAGGAAAATGTTGGCAAATATATTTGTAGACAATGCCAGTTTAAGGAAACAAGTCAATTCTGTTATCCGTTGTGCTTTAATTGCAAATATAAAATCTGAGGAGAATGAGGAAGACGAAATCCATTTGCAAAAAACTTTTCTAAGCAAGTTCTTAGAGAGATGA
- the LOC101508586 gene encoding PX domain-containing protein EREX isoform X3 yields the protein MKNLPLPPPKKILRIKSEALLEERRCLLENWMKKLLSDIAVSRSAPAAMFLELEAAARASFHDVSRHISDEQTADGTTPSHVIQDNSRGFVKARGSSAASDSGDDTPSEVSEFGTLRHGQDNRSDHIADNLTSEHDVINPTESSVYRASSSQDFNYENNRTDKVAENSGEAIALRLDGADFTPAIQDHNLNAHVKRLSTESIGSDVSSVRNTETSSSAVSTLLQDVSHDLPGSRVPFGNSDLLLTFPLDERHKLNRIINTQKQRLDTAKTDVEDLIARLNQEMAARQYLVTKVKDLEVELETTRLNCRENMQQAVLTEKERFTQMQWDMEELRRKCLETEMKLKIEEDERLLAESTKASTIQEKQMLQQELDVARVQLKHLQKHHDEFEMKSKTDMKLLVKEVKSLRSSQLELKQQLGELMKEKVDVERTLHKEKQRMQLSHNANVKLLHECAILQKRLQECSVNFLVEEEDKLNVDTSTSDALDLLATSDNRIGLLLAEAQLLVQDVENVADAAEGNITTDDTGTTNEELRKMLANIFVDNASLRKQVNSVIRCALIANIKSEENEEDEIHLQKTFLSKFLER from the exons ATGAAAAACTTGCCTTTGCCGCCGCCGAAAAAGATATTAAGAATTAAAAGTGAGGCTCTTTTGGAAGAG CGGCGGTGCTTATTAGAGAATTGGATGAAAAAATTGTTATCAGATATTGCTGTATCGAGAAGTGCACCAGCAGCGATGTTTCTTGAGTTAGAAGCTGCTGCTAGAGCTT CATTCCACGATGTCAGTCGGCATATTTCAGATGAACAAACTGCTGATGGTACTACACCGTCACATGTGATTCAAGATAATTCGCGTGGTTTTGTTAAAGCTCGTGGTTCATCTGCTGCATCTGATTCTGGTGATGATACCCCTTCTGAGGTTTCTGAGTTCGGGACACTGAGGCATGGACAAGATAATCGTTCTGATCATATTGCGGACAATTTAACGTCGGAGCATGACGTAATTAACCCAACCGAGTCAAGTGTTTATCGTGCTTCATCCAGTCAAGACTTTAATTATGAGAATAATAGAACAGACAAGGTAGCCGAGAATTCTGGTGAAGCTATAGCTCTTCGCCTAGACGGAGCTGATTTTACACCAGCTATACAAGATCATAACTTGAATGCTCATGTCAAGAGACTGTCAACAGAAAGCATTGGAAGTGATGTAAGTTCTGTAAGGAATACCGAAACATCAAGTTCAGCTGTGTCCACTTTGCTTCAGGATGTTTCGCATGACCTTCCTGGGAGCCGTGTACCCTTCGGAAACTCAGATTTGTTGTTGACTTTTCCATTGGACGAGAGACACAAGTTGAACAGAATTATTAATACCCAGAAGCAGAGACTGGACACGGCAAAAACAGATGTTGAAGATCTTATAGCAAGATTGAATCAAGAAATGGCTGCAAGACAATATCTTGTGACAAAG GTCAAAGATTTGGAAGTTGAGCTTGAAACAACTCGACTGAACTGCAGAGAAAACATGCAGCAGGCTGTTTTAACCGAAAAGGAAAGGTTTACTCAAATGCAGTGGGATATGGAGGAACTTCGAAGGAAGTGCCTGGAGAcagaaatgaaattgaaaattgaagag GATGAAAGGTTGCTAGCAGAATCAACAAAAGCATCCACTATTCAGGAGAAGCAAATGTTGCAGCAAGAGCTAGATGTGGCTAGAGTACAACTTAAGCATTTGCAGAAACATCATGATGAGTTTGAGATGAAATCAAAGACAGATATGAAGTTGCTAGTAAAGGAAGTGAAATCCCTTAGAAGCTCGCAGTTAGAACTAAAGCAGCAGCTCGGCGAATTGATGAAGGAAAAAGTAGACGTGGAG AGAACTCTTCATAAGGAAAAGCAAAGAATGCAACTTTCACACAATGCTAATGTGAAGTTACTGCATGAGTGTGCAATCCTTCAGAAGAGGCTTCAGGAGTGCAGTGTAAATTTTCTTGTTGAAGAGGAAGATAAACTAAATGTTGACACTTCAACATCCGATGCTTTGGATTTATTAGCAACATCAGATAATCGGATTGGTCTCTTGCTTGCAGAG GCACAGCTCTTAGTACAAGATGTAGAAAATGTTGCTGATGCTGCGGAAGGAAATATAACTACAGATGATACAGGGACAACTAACGAAGAATTAAGGAAAATGTTGGCAAATATATTTGTAGACAATGCCAGTTTAAGGAAACAAGTCAATTCTGTTATCCGTTGTGCTTTAATTGCAAATATAAAATCTGAGGAGAATGAGGAAGACGAAATCCATTTGCAAAAAACTTTTCTAAGCAAGTTCTTAGAGAGATGA
- the LOC105852004 gene encoding zinc finger BED domain-containing protein DAYSLEEPER-like yields MELPDSETQPNRRRRKKSSVWEHFTVKTTEPGCARAYCKRCKKSFAYMKDSKQSGTSHLNRHISLGICQKNQQNQTPCSKTGADLQKKRERTKPYFASISFDQEHCNDKIAKMIILHDYPLHIVEHQGFIDFARALQPQFNPLSFNTVQGDCVAIYLREKQNLLNRIGGIPGHVNLTLDLWTSNQTSAYVFLRGHFIDGDWKLHNPILNVFTVPFPDLDGSLNQTIATCLKDWHLKGRLFAVLFDKLFSNETLMGNMRDQLSLKNPVILNGQLLRQNCYGRVLSCLALDVLWEMRDTITKVRKSVQYVKSSKSVEQLFLELKRQLQVPTKMDLLIDDKNKWDTVYHMLVAACELQEVFACFDAYDPNYRMSLTMDDWKQVATLCSYLKCFHDASKILTIQPYPTSNLFFPEVSKLKMQLTHAASSPDPFCCSLIMSLQEKFDQYWRESCFILAVAVSMDPRHKMKLVESTFSNIFGENAEPWIRTVEDGLQELFLEYSIIQVLPFTETNFDVGNDTMMKTDAFQEVSLDESFFPQFKSELNEYLEEPLEPNVQEFDILSWWKINGSKYPTLSRMASDILSMPVSTLSADSVFDTEIRKMDNYRSSLDSLTLEALICTKDWFQCESLPIDVSHALVKMEY; encoded by the exons ATGGAGCTCCCTGATTCTGAAACACAGCCCAATAGGCGTAGGAGAAAGAAATCTTCTGTATGGGAACACTTCACTGTTAaaacaactgaaccaggatgtGCCAGGGCCTACTGTAAAAGGTGCAAAAAATCATTTGCTTATATGAAAGATTCTAAACAATCTGGCACCAGCCATCTCAATAGACACATTTCTCTGGGAATCTGCCAGAAAAATCAACAAAACCAAACCCCGTGTTCCAAAACTGGTGCTGATCTGCAGAAGAAGCGAGAAAGAACAAAACCTTACTTTGCTTCTATCTCATTTGACCAGGAGCATTGCAATGATAAAATTGccaaaatgattattttacaCGATTATCCACTTCATATAGTGGAACACCAAGGCTTCATTGATTTTGCACGGGCACTTCAACCTCAATTCAATCCACTGAGCTTCAATACTGTCCAAGGTGATTGTGTTGCCATTTACCTCAGAGAGAAGCAAAATCTGTTGAATCGTATTGGTGGGATTCCTGGACATGTCAACCTCACCTTGGACTTGTGGACTTCAAATCAGACATCGGCTTATGTTTTTCTTCGTGGGCACTTCATAGATGGTGATTGGAAATTACATAATCCCATTCTTAATGTTTTCACGGTGCCATTTCCTGATTTGGATGGTTCATTAAATCAAACTATAGCGACCTGCCTAAAAGATTGGCATTTAAAGGGTCGCCTATTTGCCGTTCTATTTGATAAACTCTTCTCCAATGAGACACTGATGGGAAATATGAGAGATCAACTCTCTCTTAAGAATCCTGTGATCCTCAATGGTCAATTATTAAGACAGAATTGTTATGGTCGTGTGCTCAGTTGCCTTGCATTAGACGTTCTTTGGGAAATGAGAGACACTATTACTAAAGTTCGCAAGAGTGTGCAGTATGTGAAATCTTCAAAATCAGTTGAACAGTTGTTTTTGGAGCTTAAACGACAACTTCAAGTTCCTACTAAAATGGATCTTTTAATTGACGACAAAAATAAATGGGACACAGTCTACCATATGCTTGTTGCTGCATGTGAATTACAGGAAGTATTTGCCTGTTTTGATGCCTACGATCCCAATTACAGAATGTCCCTTACAATGGATGATTGGAAGCAGGTGGCAACTCTTTGTTCATATTTGAAGTGTTTTCACGACGCTTCTAAAATTTTAACCATCCAACCGTACCCAACATCAAACTTATTTTTCCCCGAAGTGTCAAAACTCAAGATGCAGTTGACTCATGCAGCATCGAGCCCGGATCCTTTCTGTTGTAGTTTGATTATGTCTCTGCAAGAGAAGTTCGATCAGTATTGGAGAGAAAGTTGCTTCATCTTAGCAGTTGCTGTATCCATGGATCCACGGCATAAAATGAAACTTGTGGAATCCACTTTTTCTAATATATTTGGTGAGAATGCTGAGCCATGGATAAGAACTGTCGAGGATGGTCTTCAGGAACTGTTCCTTGAATATAGTATCATACAAGTGCTTCCTTTTACCGAAACAAATTTTGATGTAGGGAATGATACTATGATGAAAACTGATGCGTTTCAAGAAGTATCACTTGATGAATCTTTTTTTCCT CAATTTAAGTCTGAATTGAATGAGTATCTGGAAGAGCCTCTAGAGCCTAATGTACAAGAATTTGATATTCTTAGTTGGTGGAAAATTAATGGATCAAAGTACCCAACATTGTCTAGAATGGCATCTGATATTTTATCTATGCCAGTATCCACTCTCTCTGCAGATTCTGTTTTTGACACAGAAATTAGAAAAATGGATAACTACCGTAGTTCTTTAGATTCTTTGACCCTCGAAGCCCTTATTTGTACTAAGGACTGGTTCCAATGTGAATCATTACCCATTGATGTTTCACATGCACTTGTGAAAATGGAgtattag
- the LOC101508586 gene encoding PX domain-containing protein EREX isoform X1, whose translation MYSYTHDLSSLIDLNFSSSYSYSEEEDINYDTNHFLHDDTVFETSPLPFGMDWTPPPPNWDGPTNTLWPHNSSSSSSSWTFSSTIPSWLLVPQSTPSSDPVVFYRVQVGVRSPQAITTTRIILRRFNDFLNLFSQLKKEFPMKNLPLPPPKKILRIKSEALLEERRCLLENWMKKLLSDIAVSRSAPAAMFLELEAAARASFHDVSRHISDEQTADGTTPSHVIQDNSRGFVKARGSSAASDSGDDTPSEVSEFGTLRHGQDNRSDHIADNLTSEHDVINPTESSVYRASSSQDFNYENNRTDKVAENSGEAIALRLDGADFTPAIQDHNLNAHVKRLSTESIGSDVSSVRNTETSSSAVSTLLQDVSHDLPGSRVPFGNSDLLLTFPLDERHKLNRIINTQKQRLDTAKTDVEDLIARLNQEMAARQYLVTKVKDLEVELETTRLNCRENMQQAVLTEKERFTQMQWDMEELRRKCLETEMKLKIEEDERLLAESTKASTIQEKQMLQQELDVARVQLKHLQKHHDEFEMKSKTDMKLLVKEVKSLRSSQLELKQQLGELMKEKVDVERTLHKEKQRMQLSHNANVKLLHECAILQKRLQECSVNFLVEEEDKLNVDTSTSDALDLLATSDNRIGLLLAEAQLLVQDVENVADAAEGNITTDDTGTTNEELRKMLANIFVDNASLRKQVNSVIRCALIANIKSEENEEDEIHLQKTFLSKFLER comes from the exons ATGTATTCATACACACACGATTTATCTTCTTTAATTGACCTCAATTTCTCTTCTTCTTATTCATACTCCGAAGAAGAAGACATTAACTATGATACTAATCACTTCCTCCACGACGACACCGTTTTTGAAACCTCTCCTCTCCCTTTCGGTATGGATTGGACTCCTCCTCCTCCTAATTGGGATGGCCCCACCAACACTCTCTGGCCCCACAattcctcttcttcttcttcatcttggACATTCTCTTCTACGATTCCTTCTTGGCTCCTTGTTCCCCAATCCACACCTTCTTCTGATCCCGTTGTG TTTTACAGGGTTCAAGTTGGAGTTCGATCCCCTCAAGCTATCACAACTACTCGAATTATATTGCGCAGATTTAATGATTTTCTTAACTTGTTTTCTCAA CTGAAAAAAGAATTTCCCATGAAAAACTTGCCTTTGCCGCCGCCGAAAAAGATATTAAGAATTAAAAGTGAGGCTCTTTTGGAAGAG CGGCGGTGCTTATTAGAGAATTGGATGAAAAAATTGTTATCAGATATTGCTGTATCGAGAAGTGCACCAGCAGCGATGTTTCTTGAGTTAGAAGCTGCTGCTAGAGCTT CATTCCACGATGTCAGTCGGCATATTTCAGATGAACAAACTGCTGATGGTACTACACCGTCACATGTGATTCAAGATAATTCGCGTGGTTTTGTTAAAGCTCGTGGTTCATCTGCTGCATCTGATTCTGGTGATGATACCCCTTCTGAGGTTTCTGAGTTCGGGACACTGAGGCATGGACAAGATAATCGTTCTGATCATATTGCGGACAATTTAACGTCGGAGCATGACGTAATTAACCCAACCGAGTCAAGTGTTTATCGTGCTTCATCCAGTCAAGACTTTAATTATGAGAATAATAGAACAGACAAGGTAGCCGAGAATTCTGGTGAAGCTATAGCTCTTCGCCTAGACGGAGCTGATTTTACACCAGCTATACAAGATCATAACTTGAATGCTCATGTCAAGAGACTGTCAACAGAAAGCATTGGAAGTGATGTAAGTTCTGTAAGGAATACCGAAACATCAAGTTCAGCTGTGTCCACTTTGCTTCAGGATGTTTCGCATGACCTTCCTGGGAGCCGTGTACCCTTCGGAAACTCAGATTTGTTGTTGACTTTTCCATTGGACGAGAGACACAAGTTGAACAGAATTATTAATACCCAGAAGCAGAGACTGGACACGGCAAAAACAGATGTTGAAGATCTTATAGCAAGATTGAATCAAGAAATGGCTGCAAGACAATATCTTGTGACAAAG GTCAAAGATTTGGAAGTTGAGCTTGAAACAACTCGACTGAACTGCAGAGAAAACATGCAGCAGGCTGTTTTAACCGAAAAGGAAAGGTTTACTCAAATGCAGTGGGATATGGAGGAACTTCGAAGGAAGTGCCTGGAGAcagaaatgaaattgaaaattgaagag GATGAAAGGTTGCTAGCAGAATCAACAAAAGCATCCACTATTCAGGAGAAGCAAATGTTGCAGCAAGAGCTAGATGTGGCTAGAGTACAACTTAAGCATTTGCAGAAACATCATGATGAGTTTGAGATGAAATCAAAGACAGATATGAAGTTGCTAGTAAAGGAAGTGAAATCCCTTAGAAGCTCGCAGTTAGAACTAAAGCAGCAGCTCGGCGAATTGATGAAGGAAAAAGTAGACGTGGAG AGAACTCTTCATAAGGAAAAGCAAAGAATGCAACTTTCACACAATGCTAATGTGAAGTTACTGCATGAGTGTGCAATCCTTCAGAAGAGGCTTCAGGAGTGCAGTGTAAATTTTCTTGTTGAAGAGGAAGATAAACTAAATGTTGACACTTCAACATCCGATGCTTTGGATTTATTAGCAACATCAGATAATCGGATTGGTCTCTTGCTTGCAGAG GCACAGCTCTTAGTACAAGATGTAGAAAATGTTGCTGATGCTGCGGAAGGAAATATAACTACAGATGATACAGGGACAACTAACGAAGAATTAAGGAAAATGTTGGCAAATATATTTGTAGACAATGCCAGTTTAAGGAAACAAGTCAATTCTGTTATCCGTTGTGCTTTAATTGCAAATATAAAATCTGAGGAGAATGAGGAAGACGAAATCCATTTGCAAAAAACTTTTCTAAGCAAGTTCTTAGAGAGATGA